The following proteins are encoded in a genomic region of Oncorhynchus gorbuscha isolate QuinsamMale2020 ecotype Even-year linkage group LG11, OgorEven_v1.0, whole genome shotgun sequence:
- the LOC124048292 gene encoding periaxin-like, translating into MSSMLLPDMSSMLLPDLPSMLLPDLPSMLLPDLPSMLLPDLSSMLLPDMSSMLLPDMSSMLLPDLPSMLLPDLPSMLLPDMSSMLLPDLPSMLLPDLPSMLLPDLPSMLLPDLSSMLLPDLPSMLLPDLPSMLLPDLPSMLLPDLPSMLLPDLPSMLLPDLPSMLLPDLPSMLLPDLPSMLLPDLSSMLLPDLSSMLLPDLPSMLLPDMSSMLLPELPSMLLPDLSSMLLPDLPSMLLPDLSSMLLPDLTSMLLPDLPSMLLPDLPSMLLPDLPSMLLPDLPSMLLPDLSSMLLPDLPSMLLPDLPSMLLPDMSSMLLPDLPSMLLPDLPSMLLPDLPSMLLPDLSSMLLPDLPSMLLPDLPSMLLPDLPSMLLPDLPSMLLPDLPSMLLPDLPSMLLPDLPSMLLPDLSSMLLPDLSSMLLPDLPSMLLPDMSSMLLPELPSMLLPDLSSMLLPDLPSMLLPDLSSMLLPDLSSMLLPDLTSMLLPDLPSMLLPDLPSMLLPDLPSMLLPDLPSMLLPDLPSMLLPDLSSMLLRDLPSMLLPDLPSMLLPDLPSMFLPDMSSMLLPDLPSMLLPDLPSMLLPDMSSMLLPDLSSMLLPDLPSMLLPDLPSMLLPDMSSMLLPDLPSMLLPDLSSMLLPDLPSMLLPDLSSMLLPDLSSMLLPDLSSMLLPDLSSLLLPDLPSMLLPDLSSMLLPDLSSMLLPDLSSLILPDLPSMLLPDLSSMLLPDLSSMLLPDLSSMLLPDMSSLLLPDLPSMLRPDLSSLLLLDLSSLLLPDLPSMLLPDLSFRLLPDLSSRLLPDLSSLLLPDLSSMLLPELSSRLLPDMSSMLLPDLSSRLLPDLSSMLLPDLSSILSPDLSSMLLPDLPSMLLPDLSSMLLPNLSSLLLPDMSPLSPLLPPDMSSLLLPDLSPLLPPDMSSLLLP; encoded by the coding sequence ATGTCCTCCATGTTACTCCCTGACATGTCCTCCATGTTACTCCCTGACCTGCCCTCCATGTTACTCCCTGACCTTCCCTCCATGTTACTCCCTGACCTGCCCTCCATGTTACTCCCTGACCTGTCCTCCATGTTACTCCCTGACATGTCCTCCATGTTACTCCCTGACATGTCCTCCATGTTACTCCCTGACCTGCCCTCCATGTTACTCCCTGACCTTCCCTCCATGTTACTCCCTGACATGTCCTCCATGTTACTCCCTGACCTGCCCTCCATGTTACTCCCTGACCTTCCCTCCATGTTACTCCCTGACCTGCCCTCCATGTTACTCCCTGACCTGTCCTCCATGTTACTCCCTGACCTTCCCTCCATGTTACTCCCTGACCTTCCCTCCATGTTACTCCCTGACCTTCCCTCCATGTTACTCCCTGACCTGCCCTCCATGTTACTCCCTGACCTGCCCTCCATGTTACTCCCTGACCTGCCCTCCATGTTACTCCCTGACCTGCCCTCCATGTTACTCCCTGACCTTCCCTCCATGTTACTCCCTGACCTGTCCTCCATGTTACTCCCTGACCTGTCCTCCATGTTACTCCCTGACCTGCCCTCCATGTTACTCCCTGACATGTCCTCCATGTTACTCCCTGAACTGCCCTCCATGTTACTCCCTGACCTGTCCTCCATGTTACTCCCTGACCTGCCCTCCATGTTACTCCCTGACCTGTCCTCCATGTTACTCCCTGACCTGACCTCCATGTTACTCCCTGACCTGCCCTCCATGTTACTCCCTGACCTGCCCTCCATGTTACTCCCTGACCTGCCCTCCATGTTACTCCCTGACCTGCCCTCCATGTTACTCCCTGACCTGTCCTCCATGTTACTCCCTGACCTGCCCTCCATGTTACTCCCTGACCTTCCCTCCATGTTACTCCCTGACATGTCCTCCATGTTACTCCCTGACCTGCCCTCCATGTTACTCCCTGACCTTCCCTCCATGTTACTCCCTGACCTGCCCTCCATGTTACTCCCTGACCTGTCCTCCATGTTACTCCCTGACCTTCCCTCCATGTTACTCCCTGACCTTCCCTCCATGTTACTCCCTGACCTTCCCTCCATGTTACTCCCTGACCTGCCCTCCATGTTACTCCCTGACCTGCCCTCCATGTTACTCCCTGACCTGCCCTCCATGTTACTCCCTGACCTTCCCTCCATGTTACTCCCTGACCTGTCCTCCATGTTACTCCCTGACCTGTCCTCCATGTTACTCCCTGACCTGCCCTCCATGTTACTCCCTGACATGTCCTCCATGTTACTCCCTGAACTGCCCTCCATGTTACTCCCTGACCTGTCCTCCATGTTACTCCCTGACCTGCCCTCCATGTTACTCCCTGACCTGTCCTCCATGTTACTCCCTGACCTGTCCTCCATGTTACTCCCTGACCTGACCTCCATGTTACTCCCTGACCTGCCCTCCATGTTACTCCCTGACCTGCCCTCCATGTTACTCCCTGACCTGCCCTCCATGTTACTCCCTGACCTGCCCTCCATGTTACTCCCTGACCTGCCCTCCATGTTACTCCCTGACCTGTCCTCCATGTTACTCCGTGACCTGCCCTCCATGTTACTCCCTGACCTGCCCTCCATGTTACTCCCTGACCTGCCCTCCATGTTTCTCCCTGACATGTCCTCCATGTTACTCCCTGACCTGCCCTCCATGTTACTCCCTGACCTGCCCTCCATGTTACTCCCTGACATGTCCTCCATGTTACTCCCTGACCTGTCCTCCATGTTACTCCCTGACCTGCCCTCCATGTTACTCCCTGACCTGCCCTCCATGTTACTCCCTGACATGTCCTCCATGTTACTCCCTGACCTGCCCTCCATGTTACTCCCTGACCTGTCCTCCATGTTACTCCCTGACCTGCCCTCCATGTTACTCCCTGACCTGTCCTCCATGTTACTCCCTGACCTGTCCTCCATGTTACTCCCTGACCTGTCCTCCATGTTACTCCCTGACCTGTCCTCCCTGTTACTCCCTGACCTGCCCTCCATGTTACTCCCTGACCTGTCCTCCATGTTACTCCCTGACCTGTCCTCCATGTTACTCCCTGACCTGTCCTCCCTGATACTCCCTGACCTGCCCTCCATGTTACTCCCTGACCTGTCCTCCATGTTACTCCCTGACCTGTCCTCCATGTTACTCCCTGACCTGTCCTCCATGTTACTCCCTGACATGTCCTCCCTGTTACTCCCTGACCTGCCCTCCATGTTACGCCCTGACCTGTCCTCCCTGTTACTCCTTGACCTGTCCTCCCTGTTACTCCCTGACCTGCCCTCCATGTTACTCCCTGACCTGTCCTTCAGGTTACTCCCTGACCTGTCCTCCAGGTTACTCCCTGACCTGTCCTCTCTGTTACTCCCTGACCTGTCCTCCATGTTACTCCCTGAGCTGTCCTCCAGGTTACTCCCTGACATGTCCTCCATGTTACTCCCTGACCTGTCTTCCAGGTTACTCCCTGACCTGTCCTCCATGTTACTCCCTGACCTGTCCTCCATATTATCCCCTGACCTGTCCTCCATGTTACTCCCTGACCTGCCCTCCATGTTACTCCCTGATCTGTCCTCCATGTTACtccctaacctgtcctctctgttACTCCCTGACATGTCCCCCCTGTCCCCCCTGTTACCCCCTGAC